A genomic window from Syngnathus typhle isolate RoL2023-S1 ecotype Sweden linkage group LG18, RoL_Styp_1.0, whole genome shotgun sequence includes:
- the ankfn1 gene encoding ankyrin repeat and fibronectin type-III domain-containing protein 1 isoform X5 has protein sequence MTQQMQNLQLSQGKKVPGGPASPNAAKRLYRNLSEKLRGSTSSFEDSAFSGKTDRLRKASAMQGGSECLFEAVEQQDPDTVRLLLCRLTVEELELNAPDARGLTPLDVAVMSDNAHVAKLLLKAGAREGPHAVSAEKRQAHLVALEAEAERRAAEALDDKQLRAWELRCQLYQRMSGALQHARPPEAPISVRLSVSSSSTLTVTFREPQQLRPTVITKYKVEWSCLKDFSLLAGEMLLENLQSLKCTITGLTTGRLYFVRVSACNMKGWGPPACSLPPSAAPSNWRESNGQEPGRHGHTEAMERLLQQVRAAHDCCGDASKLQNSSRKQSVSRSLKHLFNSSNKFVKTLKRGIYLAAIFYHKDKLLVTAEEQIPIVEVDDSYGSSLMQDFLWFTKLSCMWEDVRWLRQTAPAASASSTLQARHKMLSAAGQLQNLLGTHDLGRVHYEPIKDRHGNVLLVTARDADGQHSLLSGKWVPVAKVQSQRKSLSTPEEPYALDILVITLQDIVAYQRRCSQRLAPGLYLGYLKLSSSVDQIRVLVSQRNPNVLCHVRVRENANVSREEWDWIRTLSATEGADCGEEARPGPESHAPLLYYELQTAIKSLLKNLNLSVQQARHFRLYSQEVVEAGHGVCFLLLLPPADDVCSAPGQPNPYTPLAGFLHLPLQMFELAHFCCYKEKLISLYCRLSTVLDLDALIAQQALREAITDDEVAAAKRRHGLILDYIQQLDESRRDLRWLTEALQSARYKQPCGGVPVTCLVDAALATDSHASGQRKTDSTSSAMDYLPSPEPCRSDSPPGWDEDTSSEVFLPTDSDYDSSDALSPREAEPLSSQALRSLGGSAPDVLHILELRCSALAVNELPPSLGPDESKDAAAVAAFLPRSPSQCKDLAAFSRASPHSLPLARLPRTSPSPPVSRSQREGSIPNPPSKRKLLSRSHRGQYFSGPQRWLRGHSQETGSLSEGVYTKQREPDLPPPPSQGATYVSHMDCDLASRKGRPREQRPHVRRIFTDEGVARSEGAAGQDADSDEQTNAQVLEILSSTL, from the exons ATGACCCAGCAGATGCAGAACTTGCAGCTGTCCCAAGGCAAGAAGGTCCCGGGCGGGCCGGCCTCCCCCAACGCTGCCAAGCGCCTCTACCGCAACCTGTCGGAGAAGCTGCGAGGAAGCACGTCGTCCTTTGAAGACTCCGCCTTCTCGGGCAAGACGGATCGCCTTCGCAAGGCCTCG GCCATGCAGGGCGGCAGCGAGTGCCTCTTTGAGGCGGTGGAGCAGCAGGACCCGGACACGGTCCGCCTTCTCCTGTGCCGCCTGACGGTCGAAGAGCTGGAGCTCAACGCGCCCGACGCCCGGGGCCTGACGCCGCTCGACGTGGCCGTCATGAGCGACAACGCGCACGTGGCAAAGTTGCTGCTCAAGGCCGGCGCCAGGGAGGGGCCGCACG CCGTGAGCGCTGAGAAGCGCCAGGCCCACCTGGTGGCTCTAGAGGCCGAGGCGGAGCGCCGCGCCGCCGAAGCGCTGGACGACAAGCAGCTGAGGGCCTGGGAGCTGAGGTGCCAGCTCTACCAGCGCATGAGCGGGGCGTTGCAGCACGCAC GCCCCCCCGAGGCGCCCATCTCGGTCCGTCTGAGCGTTAGCAGCAGCTCCACGCTGACCGTCACCTTCCGGGAACCGCAGCAGCTCCGACCCACTGTCATCACCAAGTACAAAG tGGAGTGGAGCTGCTTGAAGGATTTCTCCCTGCTGGCCGGAGAGATGCTGCTGGAGAACCTGCAGAGCTTGAAATGCACCATCACCGGCCTCACCACG GGTCGCCTGTACTTTGTGCGAGTGTCGGCCTGCAACATGAAGGGCTGGGGGCCGCCTGCCTGCTCCTTGCCGCCATCTGCCGCTCCTTCCA aCTGGCGAGAGAGCAACGGGCAGGAGCCCGGGCGGCACGGTCACACGGAAGCCATGGAGCGCCTCCTGCAGCAAGTCCGAGCCGCGCACGACTGCTGCGGAG ATGCTTCCAAGCTGCAGAACTCCAGCAGGAAGCAGTCGGTGTCCAGAAGCCTCAAACATCTTTTCAACTCCTCCAACAAGTTTGTGAAGACACTGAAAAG GGGCATCTACTTGGCGGCCATCTTCTACCACAAAGACAAACTGCTGGTGACGGCCGAGGAGCAGATCCCCATTGTGGAGGTGGACGACTCGTACGGCAGCTCCCTTATGCAGGACTTCTTGTGGTTCACCAAG CTGTCGTGCATGTGGGAGGACGTGCGCTGGCTCCGTCAGACCGCGCCGGCGGCGTCGGCCTCGTCCACGCTGCAGGCGCGCCACAAGATGCTGAGCGCCGCCGGGCAGCTGCAGAACCTGCTGGGCACGCACGACCTGGGCCGTGTCCACTATGAGCCCATCAAGGATCGCCACGGCAACGTGCTGCTGGTGACGGCGCGCGACGCCGACGGCCAGCACTCGCTCCTCAGCGGCAAGTGGGTGCCGGTGGCCAAAGTGCAGAGTCAGCGCAAGTCCCTGTCCACGCCCGAGGAACCTTACGCCCTCGACATCCTCGTCATCACGCTGCAG GACATCGTGGCGTACCAGCGCCGCTGCAGCCAGCGCCTGGCGCCCGGCCTCTACCTGGGCTACCTGAAGCTCAGCAGCTCGGTGGATCAGATCCGGGTCCTGGTCTCCCAGCGGAACCCCAATGTGCTGTGTCACGTCCGCGTGCGGGAAAACGCCAACGTGTCCAG GGAGGAGTGGGATTGGATCCGCACGCTCTCGGCCACCGAGGGCGCCGACTGCGGCGAAGAGGCCCGGCCCGGGCCCGAAAGCCATGCTCCGCTCCTCTACTACGAGCTCCAGACAGCCATCAAGTCCCTGCTCAAGAACCTCAACCTCAGCGTGCAGCAG GCCCGCCATTTCCGCCTATACAGCCAAGAAGTGGTGGAGGCGGGCCACGGCGTCtgcttcctgctgctgctgccgcccgcCGATGACGTCTGCTCGGCCCCCGGCCAGCCCAACCCCTATACGCCGCTGGCTGGATTCCTGCACCTGCCGCTGCAGATGTTTGAGCTGG CGCACTTCTGCTGCTACAAGGAGAAGTTGATCAGCTTGTACTGCCGCCTGTCTACCGTGCTGGACCTGGACGCCCTCATCGCCCAGCAGGCGCTGCGGGAGGCCATCACGGATGACGAGGTGGCCGCCGCCAAGCGCCGCCATGGGCTCATTCTCGACTACATCCAG CAGCTGGACGAGAGCCGGCGGGACCTGCGCTGGCTGACGGAGGCGCTGCAGTCCGCCCGCTACAAGCAGCCCTGTGGCGGCGTGCCTGTCACCTGCCTGGTGGACGCCGCCCTCGCCACGGACAGCCACGCCAGCGGCCAGCGCAAGACCGACTCCACCTCCTCCGCCATGGACTACCTGCCGTCGCCCGAGCCGTGCAGGAGCG ACTCCCCACCGGGCTGGGACGAAGACACTTCATCCGAGGTCTTCCTGCCCACCGACAGCGACTACGACTCAAGCGACGCCCTGAGCCCCCGGGAGGCGGAGCCGCTTTCTTCGCAGGCCCTGCGCTCGCTGGGGGGCAGCGCCCCTGACGTGCTGCACATCCTGGAGCTCAG GTGCAGCGCCTTGGCCGTGAACGAGCTACCCCCGTCGCTAGGCCCAGACGAGTCCAAAGATGCGGCGGCTGTGGCGGCCTTCCTCCCACGCTCGCCCTCGCAGTGCAAAGACTTGGCAGCTTTTTCCCGGGCTTCGCCCCACTCCCTGCCCCTCGCCCGGCTCCCCCGCACGTCGCCGTCCCCCCCGGTGTCCAGGAGCCAGCGGGAGGGCAGCATCCCCAACCCCCCCTCCAAGCGCAAGCTGCTCTCCAGGAGCCACCGGGGCCAGTATTTCAGCGGGCCCCAGCGCTGGCTGAGGGGACACAGCCAGGAAACGGGCTCGTTATCTGAGGGCGTCTACACCAAGCAGCGCGAGCCGGAcctcccgccgccgccgtcgcaggGCGCCACCTACGTGAGCCACATGGACTGTGACCTGGCGAGCCGCAAGGGGCGCCCTCGAGAGCAGAGACCCCACGTGCGCAGGATCTTCACAGATGAGGGCGTGGCAAGGTCGGAAGGGGCGGCCGGACAAGACGCCGACTCGGACGAGCAGACCAACGCCCAAGTGTTGGAAATTCTCAGCAGCACGCTCTAG
- the ankfn1 gene encoding ankyrin repeat and fibronectin type-III domain-containing protein 1 isoform X4 → MSDGKLSRLAQRWNRRAAAGDVLIQDLEFYTGISHTSLSLDRRLPAAMTQQMQNLQLSQGKKVPGGPASPNAAKRLYRNLSEKLRGSTSSFEDSAFSGKTDRLRKASAMQGGSECLFEAVEQQDPDTVRLLLCRLTVEELELNAPDARGLTPLDVAVMSDNAHVAKLLLKAGAREGPHAVSAEKRQAHLVALEAEAERRAAEALDDKQLRAWELRCQLYQRMSGALQHARPPEAPISVRLSVSSSSTLTVTFREPQQLRPTVITKYKVEWSCLKDFSLLAGEMLLENLQSLKCTITGLTTGRLYFVRVSACNMKGWGPPACSLPPSAAPSNWRESNGQEPGRHGHTEAMERLLQQVRAAHDCCGDASKLQNSSRKQSVSRSLKHLFNSSNKFVKTLKRGIYLAAIFYHKDKLLVTAEEQIPIVEVDDSYGSSLMQDFLWFTKLSCMWEDVRWLRQTAPAASASSTLQARHKMLSAAGQLQNLLGTHDLGRVHYEPIKDRHGNVLLVTARDADGQHSLLSGKWVPVAKVQSQRKSLSTPEEPYALDILVITLQDIVAYQRRCSQRLAPGLYLGYLKLSSSVDQIRVLVSQRNPNVLCHVRVRENANVSREEWDWIRTLSATEGADCGEEARPGPESHAPLLYYELQTAIKSLLKNLNLSVQQARHFRLYSQEVVEAGHGVCFLLLLPPADDVCSAPGQPNPYTPLAGFLHLPLQMFELAHFCCYKEKLISLYCRLSTVLDLDALIAQQALREAITDDEVAAAKRRHGLILDYIQQLDESRRDLRWLTEALQSARYKQPCGGVPVTCLVDAALATDSHASGQRKTDSTSSAMDYLPSPEPCRSDSPPGWDEDTSSEVFLPTDSDYDSSDALSPREAEPLSSQALRSLGGSAPDVLHILELRCSALAVNELPPSLGPDESKDAAAVAAFLPRSPSQCKDLAAFSRASPHSLPLARLPRTSPSPPVSRSQREGSIPNPPSKRKLLSRSHRGQYFSGPQRWLRGHSQETGSLSEGVYTKQREPDLPPPPSQGATYVSHMDCDLASRKGRPREQRPHVRRIFTDEGVARSEGAAGQDADSDEQTNAQVLEILSSTL, encoded by the exons AT GTCGGACGGCAAGCTCTCGCGACTGGCTCAGAGGTGGAACCGGCGCGCGGCGGCAGGAGATGTTCTGATCCAGGACCTGGAGTTTTACACGGGAATCTCCCACACCTCGCTCAGCCTGGACAG ACGCCTGCCGGCCGCGATGACCCAGCAGATGCAGAACTTGCAGCTGTCCCAAGGCAAGAAGGTCCCGGGCGGGCCGGCCTCCCCCAACGCTGCCAAGCGCCTCTACCGCAACCTGTCGGAGAAGCTGCGAGGAAGCACGTCGTCCTTTGAAGACTCCGCCTTCTCGGGCAAGACGGATCGCCTTCGCAAGGCCTCG GCCATGCAGGGCGGCAGCGAGTGCCTCTTTGAGGCGGTGGAGCAGCAGGACCCGGACACGGTCCGCCTTCTCCTGTGCCGCCTGACGGTCGAAGAGCTGGAGCTCAACGCGCCCGACGCCCGGGGCCTGACGCCGCTCGACGTGGCCGTCATGAGCGACAACGCGCACGTGGCAAAGTTGCTGCTCAAGGCCGGCGCCAGGGAGGGGCCGCACG CCGTGAGCGCTGAGAAGCGCCAGGCCCACCTGGTGGCTCTAGAGGCCGAGGCGGAGCGCCGCGCCGCCGAAGCGCTGGACGACAAGCAGCTGAGGGCCTGGGAGCTGAGGTGCCAGCTCTACCAGCGCATGAGCGGGGCGTTGCAGCACGCAC GCCCCCCCGAGGCGCCCATCTCGGTCCGTCTGAGCGTTAGCAGCAGCTCCACGCTGACCGTCACCTTCCGGGAACCGCAGCAGCTCCGACCCACTGTCATCACCAAGTACAAAG tGGAGTGGAGCTGCTTGAAGGATTTCTCCCTGCTGGCCGGAGAGATGCTGCTGGAGAACCTGCAGAGCTTGAAATGCACCATCACCGGCCTCACCACG GGTCGCCTGTACTTTGTGCGAGTGTCGGCCTGCAACATGAAGGGCTGGGGGCCGCCTGCCTGCTCCTTGCCGCCATCTGCCGCTCCTTCCA aCTGGCGAGAGAGCAACGGGCAGGAGCCCGGGCGGCACGGTCACACGGAAGCCATGGAGCGCCTCCTGCAGCAAGTCCGAGCCGCGCACGACTGCTGCGGAG ATGCTTCCAAGCTGCAGAACTCCAGCAGGAAGCAGTCGGTGTCCAGAAGCCTCAAACATCTTTTCAACTCCTCCAACAAGTTTGTGAAGACACTGAAAAG GGGCATCTACTTGGCGGCCATCTTCTACCACAAAGACAAACTGCTGGTGACGGCCGAGGAGCAGATCCCCATTGTGGAGGTGGACGACTCGTACGGCAGCTCCCTTATGCAGGACTTCTTGTGGTTCACCAAG CTGTCGTGCATGTGGGAGGACGTGCGCTGGCTCCGTCAGACCGCGCCGGCGGCGTCGGCCTCGTCCACGCTGCAGGCGCGCCACAAGATGCTGAGCGCCGCCGGGCAGCTGCAGAACCTGCTGGGCACGCACGACCTGGGCCGTGTCCACTATGAGCCCATCAAGGATCGCCACGGCAACGTGCTGCTGGTGACGGCGCGCGACGCCGACGGCCAGCACTCGCTCCTCAGCGGCAAGTGGGTGCCGGTGGCCAAAGTGCAGAGTCAGCGCAAGTCCCTGTCCACGCCCGAGGAACCTTACGCCCTCGACATCCTCGTCATCACGCTGCAG GACATCGTGGCGTACCAGCGCCGCTGCAGCCAGCGCCTGGCGCCCGGCCTCTACCTGGGCTACCTGAAGCTCAGCAGCTCGGTGGATCAGATCCGGGTCCTGGTCTCCCAGCGGAACCCCAATGTGCTGTGTCACGTCCGCGTGCGGGAAAACGCCAACGTGTCCAG GGAGGAGTGGGATTGGATCCGCACGCTCTCGGCCACCGAGGGCGCCGACTGCGGCGAAGAGGCCCGGCCCGGGCCCGAAAGCCATGCTCCGCTCCTCTACTACGAGCTCCAGACAGCCATCAAGTCCCTGCTCAAGAACCTCAACCTCAGCGTGCAGCAG GCCCGCCATTTCCGCCTATACAGCCAAGAAGTGGTGGAGGCGGGCCACGGCGTCtgcttcctgctgctgctgccgcccgcCGATGACGTCTGCTCGGCCCCCGGCCAGCCCAACCCCTATACGCCGCTGGCTGGATTCCTGCACCTGCCGCTGCAGATGTTTGAGCTGG CGCACTTCTGCTGCTACAAGGAGAAGTTGATCAGCTTGTACTGCCGCCTGTCTACCGTGCTGGACCTGGACGCCCTCATCGCCCAGCAGGCGCTGCGGGAGGCCATCACGGATGACGAGGTGGCCGCCGCCAAGCGCCGCCATGGGCTCATTCTCGACTACATCCAG CAGCTGGACGAGAGCCGGCGGGACCTGCGCTGGCTGACGGAGGCGCTGCAGTCCGCCCGCTACAAGCAGCCCTGTGGCGGCGTGCCTGTCACCTGCCTGGTGGACGCCGCCCTCGCCACGGACAGCCACGCCAGCGGCCAGCGCAAGACCGACTCCACCTCCTCCGCCATGGACTACCTGCCGTCGCCCGAGCCGTGCAGGAGCG ACTCCCCACCGGGCTGGGACGAAGACACTTCATCCGAGGTCTTCCTGCCCACCGACAGCGACTACGACTCAAGCGACGCCCTGAGCCCCCGGGAGGCGGAGCCGCTTTCTTCGCAGGCCCTGCGCTCGCTGGGGGGCAGCGCCCCTGACGTGCTGCACATCCTGGAGCTCAG GTGCAGCGCCTTGGCCGTGAACGAGCTACCCCCGTCGCTAGGCCCAGACGAGTCCAAAGATGCGGCGGCTGTGGCGGCCTTCCTCCCACGCTCGCCCTCGCAGTGCAAAGACTTGGCAGCTTTTTCCCGGGCTTCGCCCCACTCCCTGCCCCTCGCCCGGCTCCCCCGCACGTCGCCGTCCCCCCCGGTGTCCAGGAGCCAGCGGGAGGGCAGCATCCCCAACCCCCCCTCCAAGCGCAAGCTGCTCTCCAGGAGCCACCGGGGCCAGTATTTCAGCGGGCCCCAGCGCTGGCTGAGGGGACACAGCCAGGAAACGGGCTCGTTATCTGAGGGCGTCTACACCAAGCAGCGCGAGCCGGAcctcccgccgccgccgtcgcaggGCGCCACCTACGTGAGCCACATGGACTGTGACCTGGCGAGCCGCAAGGGGCGCCCTCGAGAGCAGAGACCCCACGTGCGCAGGATCTTCACAGATGAGGGCGTGGCAAGGTCGGAAGGGGCGGCCGGACAAGACGCCGACTCGGACGAGCAGACCAACGCCCAAGTGTTGGAAATTCTCAGCAGCACGCTCTAG